CTGGTTCCACTAACCCATCAGagcagaggtcaaaggtcaagcaGGACTCAGGGTGTGTTCGTATAATTAGTTAAAGACTAGGTTAACAAACACTAGAGATAACGCCTGCGAGCAGATTAAAGACTGATCAagacaaacatgttttcttcaGAACAGTGGtactttaatataatttgtagGATAGGGTGTTCATAGTATAGGATATtttatgtgcatatatatatttttttccttaaatgcatttattttagttagttactaaggcaacatttcttctgatttttcatgttttaaaaatatttttattagctttaattaatttgaataattttttatatattttataccttagtacttaaaaatgtatttatttcagctacttTCAGTCCCAGAGAAAATGATTTTAAGTTAACAATGCTGTTTCAGAATAATATCACTAATtaatcattcacaataaaaccagAGGCATGAAGGAGGCTCAATTAACATAATCATGAATCAATGGAGTCAGTAAATAGAGTCACAAATCAATAGAGTTGAATAATAGAGCCATGAATCAATGGAGTCATGAATCAGTGGAGTCAATAAATAGAGTCACAAATCAGTGGATTTGATTAATAGAGTCATGAATCATTGGAGTCGACTGATAGagtcacaaatcatttgagtcaCAAATCAATGGACTCAGGTCACAAATCAATGGAGCCGATTAACAGAGCcacaaatcaattaaatcaattaatagaGTCATCAATCACTAGAGCCAATAGAGTCACGAATCAATGGAGTCAATTAATAGAGTCACAAATCAATGGAGTCAATAAATAGAGTCATGAATCAATGGAATTGATTAATAGAGTCACAAATCAATAGAGTTATGAATCAGAAGAGTCAGTTTCATGATGATTGTGAATCACTTACCTTCAGGCTGCAGTGTCCGCTGTGTTTCTCAGTTGTGATTCTGTTGTTGGTTCTGTCTCAGATTTTCCCCGGGACTGTTATGATCTGTGGCAGAGCACCGGCGGTCAGGCGCGGGACGGCCTGTatctgatccgccctggagatCCGCCCATTGCCGTGTACTGCGCCATGCAGGAGGGTGGATGGACGGTAGTGCAGCACATCACGGTCAACAGCAGCGTGGACTTCGACCGCAGCTGGGACGAGTACAAGCACGGCTTCGGATCACTGACCGGAAACCACTGGCTGGGGAACGAGCACCTGCACCGGCTGACCCGCGGCCCGGCGCGCTACAAGCTCGGCATCAAGCTGGTGGACAAGGACGCCGTGACCAAGACGGGTGAGTACGACCCTGTGCTGGTGGAGGATGAGGACACGCAGTACCGCCTGCGTCTGGGTCTGTACGAGGGCACGGCGGCGGACGCCCTGACGCTCGACACCGAGAACTACCTGCACGACAACCAGCGCTTCACCACCAAAGACCGTGATAACGACAACTACTTCCAGAACTGCGCCCGGCTAGAGTTCCAGGGTGTGGCGGGCGGCGGCTGGTGGTACGACGCGTGCGCCGGCGCGAATCTGAACCGCAGGAACGTCATCTACTGGCAGAAAGACTGCAACAAAGAGCACCTGTGCAAATACGCCTGGATGATGGTGAAACCCTCAGAGCAGCTCAAAGTGATTCGCTCTGGAGACTGTACGAGAGACGAACTCTGATTCACTCCACCACACGCTTCATCACTGGGAAAAACACCCAGTTATCCTGAATTATCCCTACTTCACTCTGCGTCAGGAGATTTGTGTTTAAAGGAATAAAAAGTTGatgtacactgcaaaaaattgTTCTTTCTGAGtatttttgacttgtttttcagtACATACTTTCTTAAATCAAGTACATTCATTGGAGATTCAGAAtgacagaagaagaaaaacgaatcaaaattaagtgagtttatgaTTGAAACAAGAACTGCCAGTGGgctcagaaaaataaacaaaagggAAAACAAATTTCTTTTTCTGACTCATAATGCATTCAGAAGACTATTTTCacattctgtttattttctaaGACAGtcataacatattttaaataaaaccatgTTGTATTTGATCAGCAACTTCTCATTAGGaatgaatgtgaaaaaaaaagttttattttcatatttttgaaagtTTTGAATGTTACCATGTTATTATTCCATTTGcccatttttattaattaaaaaatttagaaATGATTTGAAATTACACAAGATccacaccaaaaaataaaaagtaaaaataataaataaaattctctctctcttatatattatatatgcaaaatatatatttgtcaaTATTTATGAGAAATTCAATTTTGAATATATCATTGCATGAACATATAATCTGAGAATTATCAGTATTAACCCCAAAGGAATTAATGGAATTTaactaaattcatttaaatttataactcaaaattgctcAAAAACAGTCTAGATTTACAAAACTTACATATTTACTTTTAACAAAACACCACCACAACAAGTTTTTACatcaattaaattcattttacttaGATGAAATTTCACTTTCAGGTGAAATTAATCAGTGATTAGTTTTTcaccaaatatatttaaaaaaatttttttggcaCTAATACAGCTTCATAgataatttttcaaaaagcattttGGCACTAATGGTGCTCCATACATACCGGGTCAAAATGACgaacacaaaacttttttttaaatggtcatATAACTTGAAATGTAATACAGAATCTGGGGAAAAAAGCAAGTTTCGTTCactaaaaactatatatttttagaatttttttaatgtatctcTTCCAGGTCAAAACACCGCTAAATGCGTTACCAGCATGAAGAATGTTCActcattttgatacatttttcagaaaagaaGCTTCTCAAGTTAATGTATCTTGCCTTAAGAATGTTACAGATGTTTGTACTGAAAACCAAGACAGAAATACTGAGTACAGTAATCATTTTGTGCAGTGTAGTTATGAATTACTAACTTGTTAAATACATTAGAATCAATTATGTGGAtcaaatatatcattttattcaaCAACCATTTAAACGTCAGAATTATTTGTACTGAAGAGTCCAAAAGCTCTCATGAAACTGATATAAAATCACGCACGATCACAGGTTACAGGGAATGAAAGAGCAATAAAGCTGATGAAATAGAAAGTTCTGGCATCTTTGATCACCTTCATTGAGTGGTTTACGGCACATCGAAACGAATCTTCTGAGCACCTATAGATGAAAATCACACGTCATCATTAAAACAGTTAGTTTCACATCATCAACACGACAAATATCCAGAATCACCGTATCTTCAGAGTCGTCTCTGAGTTTCCTTGCGTCATTAAAGCCGCTCTCATAATGGCACAATAAGGCATCTGAAGTGGTACAATCGACATCAAGCCTTTGAAATACAACATTAGCCCTTTAACACTGACAGACATGAAGAAGATCATCTCTGATGGGGAGTTTGTTCTGAACTCATGAAGCGTGTTCCTTCATCATAATCTTATGATATTGACATCTGGGTATTTATTTCCATAAAGGATTGATGAAGTGTTACAGAATCCAATGATGGACTTACAGTCACTCAAACTATCTATCTGAACATCATTGCAACTGCTGTAAACAGCTCACATGTGACTTATGACAGAGTTAAAggaataatatttataaaaatattaaagggagAATTCACTGCTGGCAAGGGGGGCTTTTAATAAAAATGGGCTgtagaaatgcaaaaaaaaaagtttccaagATCCAGCTGTCAGATGTCTGATGAATGACATTAAATGATGTTTTGCATCATCTGCTGGACTTTTGTTGACAAATAAATGGGTGCTCTGGCTCCTGGTACACATTGCTGTACTAATACAAAATTGGTTGAAAATTAACAGATTCATCCTTTAACTAAATCATTCCCACCTCAAATATGATCATATGGTCATATGAGCCAGTTTTATGGTACTTTTAGGATACTTTTGTGCACCTTTTATTATTGGAGTAATTAAGATTTTCTAGTGTTTTTGTaataagtctcttttgctcatcaaTGCTGCATATATGAGcaaaaacacactaaaaacagtgaaatattattgcaatttaaaacagctgttttctgtgggaatatgtgttaaactgtaattgattgctgtgattaaagctgaattttcagcatcattactccagtcttcagtgtcacatgatccttcagaaatcattctaatatgctgatttgctgctcaacaaacatttctgattattagcaatgttaaaaacagttgtgctgcacaatgttattgtggaaaccatcatacattttattattcatgattcacaaatgaatagaaagttcaaaagaacagcatttatctcaaatagaaatctagtaacattataaatgtctttactgacactttgatgaatttaatgcatccgTGCTGAATAAAATAGTTCTTTCTTTAACAattattaatttagaatttgGTAGTgtatcagtttccaaaaaataagcagcaaatcagcatattagaatgatttctaaaggatcatgtgacgctgaagactgaagtaatgatgacgaaaattcagctttgatcacaaaaataaattacattttaacacatattcacatagaaaacagctgttttaaatttgaataatatctcgaatttttacagtatttttgatgatataaatgcaggtttggtgagcagaagagacaaaaacatgaagagCTGAATGGTGGTAAATCCCTTTGAGAAAAGCCTCAGTGGAATATGTGCGGTGCAGTTGACAGTCCGAGTTTAAGTGTGAAGTTTGGTCCCAGATCTCAGTCCAGACTCTCTCAGGTGAGTTTGTTTCCTGCAGCAGGGTTTGGTCCGCACCAGTAGAGCTTCTCCTCCAGCCTTTTCTTCCTCCAGCGGCACAGCAGCAGCATGCGGAAGGTCTTCTGGAAGGTCTTGTTGCAGAGCGCGTAGCACATGGGGTTGACGGTGCTGTTGACGTAACACAGCCAGTATCCCAGATGCCAGAGCGACAGCGGAATGCAGTCGGAGCAGAAGGTGGAGATCAGCACCATGATGTTGTAGGGCGTCCAGGTGAGGATGAAGGCCAGCAGGATGGCGCTCAGAGTCTGCGCCGCCTTCTTCTCTTTGATCAGAACCATCCTCTTCCTCTTGGTGATCTGGCTTTTCAGCGTGCCGTCCATGGGTTTGGAGGAAGACGAGGAGGATGGCGCGTTCACAGACTCGGCTGACGAGAACGACGAAGGCTTTTCGTCTCCGTTAGCATTCTTAATCGGACGAACGTCCTTGAATTTGTAAGAAACGCACTTCTTGTTTCGAGCAGGACTCGTCTTGGAGCTCTCTTCTTTGAAGATGCAAGGAGAAGCCGAACGCTCTTCATCTTCGGATGAAGCGTAGCTGAAGTTGGTCAGCTGCTCGTCCACAGGTTTAGACGACCAGGACGTCTCCTTCGAGGTGAAACAGGAACGAATCTTTTGATTCTGCACATCTGAACTGGTTGAAGAGTTGACTCCTTGAAGCTCAGCCAGATCTTTGGTGCGTTTTTCGGTCTCCTTATAAATCCGGCAGTAGAGGATGGTCATGACGGATACGGGAATATAAAAGGCGGCTATCGCCGTCCCAAATGTGATCACGGGTTCGGAGAAGAACTGGATCTGACACTGTCCTTCAGGAACCGTTCGCTTCCCCACAAAATACTGCCAGCAGAGGATCGGCGGAGCCCAGAGGACGAAAGACACGAGCCAGGCCAAACCGATCATAATTCCGGCGCGCTTCGGTGTCCGTTTGGCACGGTACGTCAGCGGCCTCGTGATAGAGAAGTACCGGTCAAAACTGATGACCAGCAGGTTCATGACGGACGCGTTACTGGCCACGTAATCCAAAGCCAGCCACAGATCGCAGGCCAGACTGCCCAGAGCCCAGCGGCCCATCAAGATGTAGGAGGTGTAGAGGTTCATGGAGAAGACGCCGATGATGAGGTCGGCGAAGGCCAGGCTCAGCAGGTAGTAGTTGTTGACCGTCTTCAACTGGCTGTTCACCTTGAAGGACAGCATCACCAGAACATTGCCCACAATGGTGATGAGGCTGACCACGGCGGAGACGGTCGCTATGGTGACCACCTCCCACAGGCTGTGAGGGAGCAGGTGCGCGTCGGAGATGTTGGCGCTGATGGTGATGTTCTTCTCTCCATCCATAGTGATTCACACGCGCTTCAGCACGGCCATCTCCTGAGGAAACACACATTAGATGCCATCAGAACAATGACTGAGAATAAGGAATCTTCTATTCCGTCTAATCCAGAGATATTATCATAAactaaaactacattttggttaattaaaaat
Above is a genomic segment from Labeo rohita strain BAU-BD-2019 chromosome 17, IGBB_LRoh.1.0, whole genome shotgun sequence containing:
- the zgc:194887 gene encoding fibrinogen-like protein 1-like protein, whose amino-acid sequence is MMVRLWVCVFLLARVLTEELPAKNIHLLDPEEHKLILNLGQKDFPRDCYDLWQSTGGQARDGLYLIRPGDPPIAVYCAMQEGGWTVVQHITVNSSVDFDRSWDEYKHGFGSLTGNHWLGNEHLHRLTRGPARYKLGIKLVDKDAVTKTGEYDPVLVEDEDTQYRLRLGLYEGTAADALTLDTENYLHDNQRFTTKDRDNDNYFQNCARLEFQGVAGGGWWYDACAGANLNRRNVIYWQKDCNKEHLCKYAWMMVKPSEQLKVIRSGDCTRDEL
- the chrm5a gene encoding muscarinic acetylcholine receptor M5a — encoded protein: MDGEKNITISANISDAHLLPHSLWEVVTIATVSAVVSLITIVGNVLVMLSFKVNSQLKTVNNYYLLSLAFADLIIGVFSMNLYTSYILMGRWALGSLACDLWLALDYVASNASVMNLLVISFDRYFSITRPLTYRAKRTPKRAGIMIGLAWLVSFVLWAPPILCWQYFVGKRTVPEGQCQIQFFSEPVITFGTAIAAFYIPVSVMTILYCRIYKETEKRTKDLAELQGVNSSTSSDVQNQKIRSCFTSKETSWSSKPVDEQLTNFSYASSEDEERSASPCIFKEESSKTSPARNKKCVSYKFKDVRPIKNANGDEKPSSFSSAESVNAPSSSSSSKPMDGTLKSQITKRKRMVLIKEKKAAQTLSAILLAFILTWTPYNIMVLISTFCSDCIPLSLWHLGYWLCYVNSTVNPMCYALCNKTFQKTFRMLLLCRWRKKRLEEKLYWCGPNPAAGNKLT